In Lotus japonicus ecotype B-129 chromosome 5, LjGifu_v1.2, one genomic interval encodes:
- the LOC130718617 gene encoding DNA mismatch repair protein PMS1 has protein sequence MPPVESQTIKPIAKGIVHRICAGQVILDLSSAVKELVENSLDAGATSIEIALKDFGEEWFQVIDNGSGISPNSFKVLALKHHTSKLAEFHDLQSLTTFGFRGEALSSLCALGSLTVETRTVNEPVATHLSFDHSGVLVAERKTARQVGTTVTVKKLFSNLPVRSKEFKRNIRKEYGKLVSLLNAYALIAKGVRFVCTNTSGKNTRSVVLKTQGSDSLKDNIITVLGVNTFNCLEPVTLSISESCKVDGFLSKSGQGNGRNLGDRQYFFVNGRPVDMPKVGKLVNELYKSANSKQYPIAIMNFTVPTRAFDVNVTPDKRKIFFSEETALLQALREGLQEIYSSSDVCYSVNEIMQPAVNEDCVELRSTKRKSLVVEKPPSLNDNVPQEEHYSECKNGITSHDEYNANCNKDSVSHIGHKEKHITDSKNASESVNDDQCSHSEEGLIHENDGSLMGQEFTLRAHTTSKDYNCRRRLECASSLQGTLVSRAVESGGTSNQYSYSHSRHVQSTLNGFVSVNKRNRDSSITALSEVPVLRNQASHYQLKTAKTETRDLITRSSVNFDQVGGTSKLSKIESLQQLKPDNILHINEYSVSLRGDTTDRESEMELDQENSASLADSAPATPSSNDLINTSEHVLVSDPPLHSSPVCLDSPKSSGQKICSNMHFSFQDLKNKREKRLSLMRSSKYKCGKANVKSHYMAATLELSQPEIEQQKERILAAAATELERFFKKEDFSRMKVIGQFNLGFIIGKLDHDLFIVDQHAADEKYNFERLSQSTILNQQPLIRPIRLELSPEEEIVASMHMDIIRKNGFTLEEDPNAPPGCRYKLKSVPFSKNTMFGIEDVKELISSLSDGDGDVECSTIGSYKTDTSDSICPSRVRAMLASRACRSSIMIGDALGRNEMQKVVEHLAGLKSPWNCPHGRPTMRHLVDLTKLHQMSEQPMQM, from the exons ATGCCGCCGGTTGAATCGCAAACCATCAAGCCCATTGCCAAGGGAATCGTCCACAGAATCTGCGCCGGTCAAGTAATCCTCGACCTCTCTTCCGCCGTCAAGGAACTCGTCGAGAACAGCTTGGACGCCGGCGCCACCAGCATCGAGATCGCTCTCAAGGATTTCGGTGAGGAATGGTTTCAGGTCATCGACAACGGTTCCGGCATTTCCCCTAACAGTTTCAAG GTTCTTGCGCTCAAGCATCATACATCAAAGTTAGCGGAATTTCATGATCTTCAGTCGCTTACCACTTTTGGGTTCAGAGGGGAGGCGCTGAGTTCGCTCTGTGCATTGGGGAGCTTGACTGTTGAAACGAGAACGGTTAACGAACCGGTTGCGACGCACTTGTCGTTTGACCATTCTGGTGTTCTGGTTGCTGAGAGGAAGACTGCTCGGCAAGTTGGTACTACTGTTACTGTGAAGAAGCTGTTCTCGAATCTTCCTGTGAGGAGCAAAGAGTTTAAGCGGAATATTCGCAAGGAGTATGGCAAGTTGGTTTCGCTTTTGAAT GCGTATGCCCTTATAGCAAAAGGTGTTCGTTTTGTCTGCACCAACACAAGTGGCAAAAATACAAGGTCCGTGGTACTTAAAACACAAGGAAGCGATTCtcttaaagataacatcataaccgtGCTCGGCGTGAACACGTTTAACTGCTTAGAGCCCGTGACATTGAGTATATCTGAGAGTTGCAAAGTTGATGGTTTTCTTTCTAAGTCTGGACAGGGTAATGGACGCAATTTGGGAGATCGGCagtatttttttgtcaatggtAGACCAGTGGACATGCCTAAAGTTGGGAAACTTGTGAATGAGTTATATAAAAGTGCAAACTCTAAGCAATATCCCATTGCAATAATGAATTTTACAGTTCCTACAAGAGCGTTTGATGTCAATGTGACTCCTgataagagaaaaatatttttttctgaaGAAACTGCCCTATTGCAAGCCCTAAGAGAGGGCTTACAAGAAATTTATTCTTCTAGCGATGTCTGTTATTCTGTAAATGAAATTATGCAGCCTGCTGTAAATGAAGACTGTGTTGAGTTGCGTTCTACTAAAAGGAAGTCTCTTGTCGTGGAAAAACCACCGTCCCTTAACGACAACGTTCCTCAGGAAGAGCATTACAGTGAGTGTAAAAATGGTATTACTTCTCATGATGAGTATAATGCCAACTGTAACAAAGATAGTGTTTCTCACATTGGGCATAAGGAGAAACATATTACTGATTCCAAAAATGCTTCTGAATCTGTTAATGATGATCAATGCTCACATTCTGAAGAAGGGTTAATTCATGAGAATGATGGGAGTTTAATGGGCCAGGAGTTTACACTCAGAGCGCACACCACTTCAAAGGATTATAATTGTAGAAGACGGTTAGAATGTGCTAGTAGTCTTCAAGGTACACTTGTCTCAAGGGCCGTTGAGAGTGGGGGAACTTCTAATCAATATTCATATAGTCATTCAAGACATGTTCAGTCAACCCTTAACGGATTTGTTAGTGTGAATAAAAGAAATCGTGATAGTAGCATTACAGCCTTATCTGAAGTGCCTGTCCTTAGAAATCAAGCTTCTCATTATCAATTGAAGACTGCAAAAACTGAAACACGTGACTTGATTACGAGATCATCAGTTAATTTTGACCAAGTTGGTGGAACTTCTAAGCTGAGTAAGATTGAATCTTTGCAGCAACTTAAACCAGATAACATCCTCCATATAAATGAATATTCAGTTTCTCTTAGAGGTGACACCACTGACAGAGAATCAGAAATG GAATTAGATCAAGAGAATAGTGCATCTCTAGCTGATTCAGCACCAGCTACTCCATCTAGTAATGATCTGATCAACACTTCAGAGCATGTTCTCGTCTCAGACCCTCCATTACATTCATCGCCTGTATGTTTAGATTCTCCTAAGTCTTCTGGTCAGAAGATATGCTCCAACATGCACTTTTCTTTTCAAGACCTTAAGAATAAGAGAGAGAAGAGGCTTTCTTTGATGCGGTCCAGTAAATATAAATGTGGAAAGGCTAACGTCAAAAG TCACTACATGGCTGCAACTTTGGAGCTTTCACAACCAGAAATTGAACAGCAGAAAGAAAGGATTTTAGCAGCTGCAGCTACTGAACTGGAAAGATTTTTCAAGAAGGAAGACTTCAGCAGAATGAAG GTGATTGGACAATTCAATCTTGGGTTTATTATTGGTAAATTGGATCATGATCTGTTCATTGTGGATCAG CATGCTGCTGATGAGAAGTACAATTTTGAGCGTCTTTCCCAATCAACCATCTTGAACCAACAGCCTCTGATTAG GCCAATAAGATTAGAGTTATCCCCtgaagaagaaatagttgcttcaATGCACATGGACATAATCAG GAAGAATGGGTTTACTTTGGAAGAGGATCCAAATGCACCACCTGGATGCCGTTATAAATTAAAGTCTGTCCCTTTCAGTAAAAACACTATGTTTGGAATTGAAG ATGTTAAGGAGCTGATCTCTTCCCTGtctgatggtgatggtgatgtgGAATGTTCCACCATTGGTAGTTATAAAACGGACACCTCAGATTCCATTTGTCCTTCAAGAGTTCGTGCAATGTTGGCATCACGTGCATGTCGATCATCAATTATGATTGGTGATGCACTTGGAAGAAATGAAATGCAGAAG GTAGTTGAGCATTTGGCTGGTCTGAAATCCCCATGGAATTGCCCCCATGGCAGGCCAACCATGCGTCATTTGGTCGACTTGACAAAACTTCATCAGATGTCAGAACAACCAATGCAAATGTAA